Sequence from the uncultured Flavobacterium sp. genome:
TCCCAAATTCTAATTTTATCAATTGGAATTTGGGATTTTTATATTGAAATTTCTCATAAAACTAACCTTTAATCTGTTTCAAAGAAGTTTTGATTCCTTTGATCAAAGACGAACTAAAACCATTATGTTCCATTTCGTTCAAACCAACGATTGTGCAGCCTTGAGGCGTTGTTACACGATCGATTAATTGCTCCGGATGTACTTTTTCCTCTAATAACATTTTTGCAGCTCCTTTTACAGTTTGTGCCGCAATTGCCAAAGCTGTATTCGAATCAAAACCTATTTCGATTCCGGCTTGCATCGAAGCACGAATATATCTTAAAGCATATGCCGTTCCGCATGCGCCAAGAACAGTTGCAGCATCCATTAACTTTTCGTCAATAACCGGAGCCGTTCCTAAATCCTGAAATAAATCAACGATTGGCAAAGCTTTTTCTCTGTCCTTTTCAGGGAAAGAAATACAAGTCGCTGACTCTCCAAATTGTGCCGCAATATTTGGCATAATGCGAATTACAGGATATTCGTTATTTGTTTTTTCCTGAAGCATATCCAGCGATAAACCACTTACTGCAGATGCAATAGTTTTTCCTTTGATTACCGGTAAAATTTCAGCAAAAACGGTATCAACCTGATATGGTTTAATGGTTAAAATCACAACATCGGCTTCTTGAATATTATGTTTATTATCTGATGAAACCGTGATTCCGTATTCCGATAAATATTGAATACTTGCGATATTTCTTCGTGTAACCGTAACCTGATTACTTTTAGAGAACTTTGCAATTCCCAAGGCGATAGAAACTCCCAAGTTTCCTCCTCCAATTATATGTACTTTCATTCTTGGTTGGTTTTTTGATTTATTTTTAGCTGAGTAATAGCAGATTTTTTCGGCATGTAAATTACGCAGATTTTACAGATATTAAATCACTGTAATCTATCAATTTGTGGCAAAAATCTAAAAGTCAAGAATCATTCTGGCTATTTTAAAAGCATTATTCCATCTAGCTCTTTTCGAAAGAAACACGGATGATACGGGATTTACAAAAGTAAAAACGCAGATGAAAACGGATTTTTAAAAATAATAGATGAAAAAATTCGTTTTGATCGGCGTTTTCGCAATAGCGAATCAGTTTAATCCGCGTTCCTCTATAGATATTTTAAGATTTGTAGTCGTAATAAACAAACCTTGCACAAAATTTATGCATCTATATTATTCTTATAGCAATTTTCCTTTTAATAATAAAGAAGCAATCGTAAAGTAAATCACTAATCCTGTTACATCTACCAAAGTAGCCACAAATGGCGCCGATGAAGTTGCGGGATCTAGTTTAAGTCTTTTCAGTAAAAAAGGTATCATTGATCCGGAAAGTGTTCCCCATAAAACAATAAATACTAATGAAAGCGAAACCGTTGCTCCAATTGCTAACCAATGTTCTCCGTATTCATAAAGACCGGTTTGTTGCCAAACCATAATTCTGATGAAACCAACAATTCCTAAAATTGCGCCTAATAAAAAACCTGATGCAATTTCTTTCTTCATTACATACCACCAATCCTTTAGTGTCAGCTCTTTCAATGCCATTGCACGAATAATCAAAGTCGCTGCTTGTGAACCGGAATTTCCTCCACTCGAAATAATAAGCGGAACAAATAATGCTAAAACTACAGCTTTCTCAATTTCACCTTCAAAAAATCCCATCGCCGAAGCCGTGAACATTTCTCCAATAAATAAAACAACCAACCAAGTAGCTCTTTTTTTGACCATTTCGCCCAAACGTGTTTGAACGTAAGGTAATTCTAAGGCTTCCAATCCCCCGAATTTCTGAATATCTTCGGTATCTCTTTTCTCGATTTCGTCTTTGATTACATCGATAATATCATCGATTGTAATGCGACCAACCAAACGTCCTAATTCATCCACAACCGGAATTGCTTCAAGGTCGTATTTATCCATTATTCTGGCAACCTCAACATCAGGTGTTTCAACGTTTACATG
This genomic interval carries:
- the proC gene encoding pyrroline-5-carboxylate reductase, which codes for MKVHIIGGGNLGVSIALGIAKFSKSNQVTVTRRNIASIQYLSEYGITVSSDNKHNIQEADVVILTIKPYQVDTVFAEILPVIKGKTIASAVSGLSLDMLQEKTNNEYPVIRIMPNIAAQFGESATCISFPEKDREKALPIVDLFQDLGTAPVIDEKLMDAATVLGACGTAYALRYIRASMQAGIEIGFDSNTALAIAAQTVKGAAKMLLEEKVHPEQLIDRVTTPQGCTIVGLNEMEHNGFSSSLIKGIKTSLKQIKG
- the mgtE gene encoding magnesium transporter; its protein translation is MEFKISKELIKQIAQLIQAKNNKELEILLNDMHHADFAEILDEIDIDEATYIFKVLDSEKTAEILLELEDDLREQILNRLSPKEIAEELDELETNDAADIIGELSKDRKAEVISELQDVEHAKGIVDLLRYDEDTAGGIMHKELVKVNENWNVLTCVKEMRIQAENVSRVHSIYVVDDENRLKGRLSLKDLLTTSTKTQISDIYIRKLYHVNVETPDVEVARIMDKYDLEAIPVVDELGRLVGRITIDDIIDVIKDEIEKRDTEDIQKFGGLEALELPYVQTRLGEMVKKRATWLVVLFIGEMFTASAMGFFEGEIEKAVVLALFVPLIISSGGNSGSQAATLIIRAMALKELTLKDWWYVMKKEIASGFLLGAILGIVGFIRIMVWQQTGLYEYGEHWLAIGATVSLSLVFIVLWGTLSGSMIPFLLKRLKLDPATSSAPFVATLVDVTGLVIYFTIASLLLKGKLL